GACCTCCCCACAAGCTCCCAGAAGTTGCCCCCCGCCTCAGAGGTGGAATCAGAGGCCTCCATGTCGGAGGCCTCTTCTGAGGACCTGGTGCCACCCCAGGAGGCCAAGGGAGCCCCGCACAGGGATGAGGAAGAGGCtaccaagaagaagaagaagaagaagaggccaAAAGGACTGGCCAACGTGTTCAGCGTCTTcaccaaaggaaggaagaagaagggtcAGCCCAGCTCGGCACAGCCAGAGGGCCAGCCCGAGTCCCAGCCTGAGCCGAGTGGCCCGCTGCCCACAGGTAGGCCGGGGCCCCGGGCGGCGTGGGTACCCGGGATCGGAGCCGGCGGGGGCGccccgggcagggctggggcgcATCCCGGCGAGCGGGGCGCGAGCGCGGGAGGGACGGGCTTGGCCCGGCCGCGCCGGGAGGAGGCCGACCCGCTTCCGCCCGGGCCGGGGCGCGCGACGCCCCCTCCCGGGCGCCCGCTGACGGCGTGTCCCCGGCCCCGCAGCGGAGGAGCTCAAGGCGGACCTGGAGCGCGGGCGGCTGGAGGCGGCGCGGCCGCTGCTGGTGCTGGAGCGCGAGCtgcaggcggcggcggcggcgggcggcgagAGCGCGGAGGAGCTGGTGCGGCGCCAGAGCAAGGTGGAGGCGCTGTACGCGCTGCTGCGCCACCAGGTGCTCGGCCTGCTGCTGCGGCCGCTGGACGTGGCGCCCGAGCGGCTGCGCCAGGCGCTGGCGGTGCTGACGGAGCAGGAGCGCGAGGAccgccgggcggcggcggcggcggcggccgggggcTCCGGGGCGCTGGTGGCCGCGCGGCCCCGGCGCTGGCTGCAGCTGTGGCGGCGCGGCGTGGAGGAGGCGGCCGAGGAGCGCCTGGGCCGCCCCCCGGCCGCGGGCGCCGAGGGCCTCTCGGAGGCCGAGCGCACCTTTCTGCACATGGGCCGCACCATGAAGGAGGACCTGGAGGCCGTGGTGGAGCGACTGAAGCCGCTGTTCCCCGCCGAGCTGGACGTGGTGGCCGCCTACGCCGAGAGCTACCACCGGCACTTCGCGGCCCAGCTGGCGGCCATGGCGCAGTTCGAGCTGTGCGAGCGCGACACCTACATGCTGCTGGTCTGGGTGCAGAACCTCTACCCCAAGTGAGTGAGGAGGCCGCGCTGGGAGCGGTGCTCGGCGAGTCTCTGCCGTCTGTCTGGCCCCAGAGACTCAAAGGAGCAGGGCCCGCCCTGGGTCTGCTTTGCACTCGGAACCCTTCGTTTCCTGGCCTCAGCCACCTtccacaggtggggaaactgagccgCCGAGAACGGCAGGGACTTCGTCATTCGTTCCTGAGCTCCCATCCTGAGGAGGGGGCCAGGTGGTGACCAtccagggcagggagggcggTGGCAGAGGAGACCAGGGACCGTGGGAACCAGGAGCGGGGGCCCTGACCAGCCTGAGTCACTTGAGGGAGCCGTCcaggaggtggtggaggaggaggaagaggagggaagggagggggaaccAAATTCTGCCCGTGGCCGGAAGtaagagaggcaggcaggggaggggacacgGCAGGCCTGGAAGAAACTGGAGAATGATGTCCCCGCAAAAGGAGTCATCTTCCACCGCCCAGAGGCTGAGCCCTGACACGTTCTGGCAGCTCTGCAGAGCTTGCCAGTGTTTGGATTTACCCGGCAGGCTATGGGGCACTCCCAGGGGTGCAGCAGGGCTGTGTGGCCATCGAGCCAGGTCACCCCGTGAGCCCACTGCAGAGCTGGGTTCTGGCCACTGAGGCCCAGGGATCTCTGGGTGGGGGGGCTGGCTCTGCTAACAGAGTGCCTCGGGGTGTCTCGGGTCTCCTCTGATTGACCCAGACTCTGCAGGGCCCTGAGCGCATCTGTCATTTGTAGAAGCAGGGTGAGGAAAGACTGGCAGCGCCGTGTGGAAAGGTCCAGGGCACGGAATGCCGGGGGCTCCTATGGGGGCTGACCCTGGTCCCCAGTGTGAAGCCTGCAGGAAGCCTGGAGGTATAGACAGCGTGAGCAGTGTCTGAGGGTCTCGGAGATAAATCTGGGTGGCCAGGGGTCTCAGCTGGTGCTGGTGGGTCGGCCTCCAGCGGGGGGCGAGAGGAAGGGCCCTGCGGGGGCAGTGGGCGAAGCAGCAGGGTGCAGGGAGATTGGCATAGGGCAGGACCTGTGGGAGAGACAGGCCGGTCGTGAGCCAGTTTCTTCTTGCTTATCCTAACTCACCAGGAAACGCTGGGCACTTGCATCTCAGCCTTCCTGTCCCAGTGACCTCAGGGCTTTTGGCCTGGGGCCCACTGGGGTCAGCACAGCAGGAAAGTGAGGCCAGCTGAGTGGAGCCGTGGGGAGAGGGAGTCTCAGGAGGTGCCGTCGGGGCCTTTGTGGCCAGAGTGGCCAGAATGCAGGGAACAGAGGGACGCAGCCACATccagacaggggagaggggcaagtgTCCAGGCGGACAAAGGCCTCTGAGGAAGTGCCAGGGCTGGGCAGTCCCTGGGGACCCGGGGTCCCACACAGGCGCCACAGAATGAGTGGAGTagctggggtggggcagcccTTCCGGCCGGGACTGACCCACCCTCCGGGGGCAGCAGGGCCAACCTGGGGGTGGTGGAATAGGGCTGGCAGGATGCCTGAGGCCAGCAGTGAGGGGATGAGGTCGGGGCGAGGCCGAGAGCGAGTGGCTTGTCTCACAGCTGCCACCAAAGGAGCCGGGTTTTATCTGTATGAGACGGAGGCCTTGTGGCAGGGAGGAGGCCGGAGTTGGGTTCGAGAGGCAGTTCCGCCTGCCGGCTGGAGGAGGGATTGCTGGGGACGAGGGTGGGAGCCAGGAGGCTGGAGAGGACGCCTCTGCCATGACCCGGGGGAGAGCTGGTAGAGGCCGGGCATCAGGCGGGcttctgacctgagccaaactgggcagacagagacggagaagcagggatgggggagggcgATCGAGTTCTGGGCCCGCCAGGAACTGAGGCTGCGAAGGCGGGCTCTCGCTCAGCGAGGCGCCGAGGGGGTGCAGGCTTCCTCATGCTAGCCCCCCTTTGCTTGCAGTGACATCATCAACAGTCCGAAGCTGGCCGGGGAGCTGCAGAGACTCAGGCTTGGGAGCCTCCTGCCCCCCAGGCAGATCCGGCTGCTGGAGGCCACGTTCCTGTCCAATGAGATGGTGAGTCCAGCGCCagggcgggggtggcgggggggggggcaggaaggaagctAGGGGAGGCTCGGAGACAGGACGCAGGCAAGGAGCTTGACAGGGACTCTTCCACGTGGGCAGGGTGATGGGCTCCGTGCTACCCTaacctgcctctcctccccacagaCCAGTGTGAAGGAGTTGATGGCCCGTGCCCTGGAGCTAGAGTGTCAGCGCTGGGCCCGGGATGTGGCTCCCCAGAGGCTGGACAGCCACTGCCACAGCGAGCTGGCCATTGACATCATCCAGGTAGCACAGCCGGCCCCTCGTGCTCTCGTACAGGCTGCGTGCAAGAAGCCGTGCACCGTGCGGGGCCCACACCCATGGGATCcctgcgtgtgcacacacacgtgtccACTCCGAGCACCACCCGCCCCTTGTTCCCGCATGTTCCCCGGTCCTGGTCCAGGTGGGCTCTCGCTCagctctcccctcacccctgcagatCGTCTCCCAGGGCCAGGCCAAGGCCGAGAGCATCACCCTTGACCTGGGCACGCAGATAAAGCAGATGCTGCTCCTGGAGCTGGCCACATTCCTGAGGAGGTGGGTGTgcggtgaggggggggggggggtctgcctAGCCACTCCTCTCAGAGCCGTCTCTCCTCCCTTGTGGCCCAGGTGGGTATCCCTTTCCTGCCTCTGGGGTGTCTGTCACTATAAGCAGGAGTCCTTTCTGCCCCCACACCTCCCCCGGGACCCCTGAGTGCCTCAGGTGATCtgaccacccaccccctcccactcaGCAAGAAGCTctcagcactgcagcctccagctgcaaagaggaccccccccccccccatgaggcTGCTGGCCTCCTTTCTGGTGGCGCGCCGGGTCTCCAGCCCTGCGTTTCTCTtggctgctccccacccctcaccccctctccaGTCCCCCAGCTATAGAGGGATCtgggggggaggagtgggggcagcGGGAGCCTTGACCCCACTGGCTTTAGCGTGTGAAGCCCGTTCCGTGATGCTCGGGGGCCAGCAGCCCCTCCCTGGACTGCAGGGAGCCTGTCAACCGGAAAAGCACTCTGTAGACCCAGGGAGGCTGCTGGGCTGGCCGGAGGCTGCTATTGTCCCGGTGTTTGTGCGGGTCCGGCATGTGCCCCTTCCGGTTTCAACAGCTACCAGCGAGCCTTTGATGAATTTCTGGAGAGAGGCAAGCAGCTGAGAAATTACAGGGCCAATGTCATTGCCAATATCAACAACTGCCTGTCCTTCCGGTAAGGGCGCTAGGAGGGGTTTGTGGGAGCGGGAATCACTGGGCCTGCCAGCCTACTGGAGGGAAGGGCAGCTGGAAGGGGGAGAGGAGTTGCAGGGTTcgggagggggtggagggtgcaGCATAAGCGAAGATGTGGAATTCGAACGAGCATGGCCTGTGAGTTGATCGGGGTCTGTAGGGGCAGCGGCAGCGACGTTTATCAAGTGCTGGTGGGCCAGCCCTCCTGCGGaggatttatttcttattttattctcatgacaCCCTTGTGAAGTAGGCGCAGTGGTTACATCTGTGAAGCAGATGTGGGTTAAGAGCATGTGGTGCAGGTGTTTCCAGGGGCTGAGAAGGGCTGGGTGCTGCCTGGGGCGCAGAGATGGGTTGACTTGGACTTGCTTCCACAGGGAATGGGGAGTCACAGAAGGTTCTAAAGTGAAAAGGTGGTTTAGGAAGGTTTGCTGAGGGCATTGGGCTCTCTGGGTATGGGGCTGTAGGTTGACCTCCCTGCCTCCATCCATGTCCTTCCAGGACAGCCATGCAGCAGAAATGGCAGACACAAGACCTCCCCGGCCACCTGCTGGGCCCCCTGAGTGAGCTCAAGAGTCATGGCTTTGACACCCTGCTCCAGAGCCTGTTCGGGGACCTGAAGGTAGAGGGAGCCCCCCGCCCTGGGATGCACGCTGAGCTTAGCATTGGAGGGGGGCACGGAGGGGGCccgggaggggaggaagggcagaagccagtgcctggcacttgtGCGGCCAGCTTTGAGGCCCATGCTGCCCAGGCGATGGGGGCCATGGAGGGCTTTGACCTCGTCCCCACCACTTCAGCCCGGGCTTGGTCTCAGAGGGGTTGCCCAGGGCTGGGAGCACGCAGAAAAGCTTTAGTGCCCCTCCTCACATCAAGACCCCTTCCTGAGCCTGCATGCTTTTTCTCCAGCTCCCCCAGACCCACCTGCCCATGCCGTGTCCCCATGCCCGACTCCCAGCTGTGATGCCCAGAGACTTTGATGGCCACTGCCTCATCTGTTCTGGgccaaaaaatacacagaaagccCTTGGCTCCCATAGCAGAGGGCGAGGCAGGGGTCCCTGGAAATGAAGAGGAGGGTTCCCTGCCTGCTTTCTGTGGGAGCCCGCCTTGTCCCTGCTGCTCAGGACAGGCGGCCATGAGTGGCCAGCCAGTGGTGAAGGCCGGGCAGTGACCCTGGGTGACTTGGCACAGGTCTTTAGAGGCTCAGCCAAGCACAAACCCTTGTTTAtgcaggaatttatttatttcagagggGCGGTGGAAAAGGCCCCAAGGCAGACAGATGGTTGTCCTGGCTCCAGAGCTGCAGCTGGATGACCTTGGAGAAGGGTACACGGACCCTGTCTCCACTTCCCGTCTGTGAACGGGGACTTGAGTTCCCTGGGGAGTCCTCGAGACCCCCTTGCCCCTGCACTGGGCCCTGTGTGTCCGCGTGCGTGTGTCTGCGGCTGGTGGCCCTTCCTCTGTAGGGCGTGACCAGAcatcctgcctctctcctgtcaCAGCCGCTGTTTAAGAGGTTTACACAGACCCGCTGGGCCGCCCCCGCGCAGACCCTGGAGGAAATCATCTCCACCGTGGGCGAGAGGCTGCCTGAGTTTTCGGAACTGCATGACTGTTTCCGGGAGGTGAGGAGGTGCCGGGCTGATGGCTGGGcccggcggggaggggcgggagggacaGTCTGGACACACGCTATCGTGCACATACATACTcagaaaacacatgcacacacacacatgcacacgtaccACTCTTTTGCttggcctctgcccctccccggacTCCTGGCTTCAAGGCTTCGAGGGAAGGTAGTGAGCTCCCCACCGGTGATGGCTCACGCGTCCCTGCCCGCTCGCCTCCCAGGAGCTCATGGAGGTTGTACACCTGCACCTGGTGAAGGAGTACATCGTCCGCCTCAGCAAGCGGAGCCTGGTCCTCAAGTCCGcggagcagcagcagcaactgGCGGGTCACATCCTGGCCAATGCCGAGCTCATCCAGCGTTTCTGCACTCAGAACGTAAGCTCCCGTCTACCCTTCCCAAGCGCCACTGGGATGGGCGGCCCCTCCCCCCAAGTCCCTTCAGGGCCAGGCACGACCCCAGGCCACTCCAAACCCGATCGGTTCTGAcctgaacttctctgagccctTGGGTGCCttttggggaaggggcagcctACCTCCAACCACACCCGTGCCTGCAGGGCTCCCCAGCGACCTGGCTGCATCACGCCCTCCCCAAGCTTGCCGAGATCATTCGCCTGCAAGACCCCAGTGCCATCAAGATTGAGGTGGCCACTTATGCGACCTGGTACCCTGACTTCAGGTGAGAAACAAGGGCGCCACGGGACCTGGGCAGTCAGCATGGCCCTGCTGGACCCGGTCGGAGCCTGGTAGGGCCGGAGTCGGTCCCTGCAGGGCTGGTAGAGCTCAGATACTGGCCTTGAGGATGCAGTCCCAGCAGTTAGCCTGTGCAGAGGGCTGACTGTGTGCCCGACGCTGCCAGGACCTTTATAGCAGCTCATGCGTCTGAAGCTCACTGACCACCTTATGATGCTGGTGAGGTCTGGAGAGCTTAAGGAACTTGTCTAAGGTGACACAGCTGGTCAGTGGTAAAGCCAAGATGGCAAAGCCAGGTAGTCTGACTCCACAGTCCATGGTTCTAGCCTAATATGATACTGCCCtcagaggggaaactgagaccagagAGACTAGGGACCTGCTAGAGGCCATGGCAAGTCAGGAGTGAAGCTGGGGTCCACCGCTGAGGTCATCCTAGGGATCCTCAGAGTGGAGGTGCAGCCCCCCGCTGCCTGAAGGTCTGGTGAACTAGGGCAGTTTTTTCTCTAGGCTGAGTCCTCTGACATGACAGGGAAAGTTTGCACAGTCTTGAGTTGGAGTGCTTAGCCTAGTCCAGCCTAGTCTAGTCTCTGGCTGATccactccatccatccacctacctgtCTACTTATCTatacactcatccatccatccatccatccatccatccatccatccatttatccattcactcatcaacccatccacccatccatccatccatccagtcatccaACCAAtcaattatccatccatccatccatccatccatccatccatccaaacacCCATCTACATGTCTACTCATTTACCCATCTGTGTAGCTATCCAGCCATCCGCTCATCCACCCTTCTACCTATCTCCAACTGTCTAACCTTCCGCctactcattcatccatccatccatttagcTACCTATTCATCTACCCGTCTACGTCTACCCATGCATCCATTCATCCCATCCATCTACCCCCttacctacctatccatccactcatccgcttacccgtccatccacccacccatacAAACACCAATATactcatctacccatccatcgaGGTATCCATCCATTTGATCACTCACCTGTCTACCTATCCAACAATCCATCTACCTCCCCacccactcattcatccatttatccattcacctacctaGTCATCCATCcgtctactcatccatccattcactgatCTGcctatccatccatttatccatctacccatccgTCTACTCACCAACCCACTTACCCATcccctcatccatccatcccctcatccatctacccacctgtcccccatccatccatctatccatctacccacccacccacatgtccatccatctacccatccatcctcccttgctccctccatCTACCCATTATTGAGTGGTGTCCTGCTTAGTGCCAAACTCTGTTCTCGCTATATGCGTTACTTCTGCAATGAAGTAGAAGACAGAACAGTCTCAGTCCTCCCTCGTGTAGGTTGCAGCGTGATGAGAGTCATAATGAAGTGATCAGGCACAGAAATAAACTTACGAGCTGTAAGGATGGTTTAAGCAAGGTTGTGAATGACAGGAGGTGCTGACTTTAGAGATGGGAAATCTTGGGGGAGGTGACATTTTAGCTGAGACCCGAAGAGTAAGGAGCCGCTCACCTCCAGAGTGTGGGGAAGAATATTTCAGGAGGAACAGCCAGTGCAGAGGTCTGAGGTGGGCAGGGGTTCGGTGCACTCCAGGGAAGGACAGGTGTCCAGGGTCCTGGAGTACAGCGGGCAAAGGATCGAGTGAGTCCCCCTCATGGGCAGGGGCTTGGCTGCGGGGCCCTGTGGCTTGGGCCAGGTGTCTGGGGAGCTGGAAAGAGGGGTGAGCAGGGGTGTTGGTGACTAGACTGGACTGACAGGATGCTTTCCTTGCCAGCAAAGGCCACTTGAGTGCCATCTTGGCCATCAAGGGAAACCTATCGAGCAGTGAGGTCAAGAGCATCCGAAGCATCCTGGACGTCAGCACGGGGACACATGAGCCCTTCAAGTCCCTATTTTCGCTTATAAAAGTTGGTTAGCTTTTCCTGCCACCTGACCTGCTTGTGAGCATACAGTGAGCATCGGGCACCACCCCGCTTGGTGGGCAGCCACCCACTTGGGGGCTGTTCAGACCAGCCCCCGCTTCTTGGCCCCTCGACAGGCTTCCGGCctactgctgctgcttctgcccaGCCTTGGCTAAGGCACAAACCCCTGGGCAGCTAGAATTGGATAGGCCCCGATTTGTTTACCGGTCCAGCTGGGGGCGGGACACCCAGTGTGGGGAGCTGCATGGAGCTGGGCTCAGCACGTCTATGGACTCGAAGGCAGAATTGGAAAGGCAAGgaggcaaaaatgaactcttatCCGGGTCCTCGGCCTCCTGGGTCCTCCATGCACTGACGGGTGCCTCCATGGGTCTTCCTGGAAGTCAGCTTGAGGTCTGGACAGGGCAAGCCTGACCTCTGACCCCTTGGCCTCTGTATCAGTGTCCCTGTTGCTGCTGGAACACATTTCCACAAACGTGGCAGTTTCAGTTGGAACTTATCCTTCAGTTCCGGAGGTTAGAAGTCTGACACAGGTCTCATGGGCTACAACCAAGATCTCAGCAGGGCgggctccttctggaggctctggagggGATTTCGTTGCTTTTCCCAGTTTTTAGAGGCTGCCTGAATATCGTGGCCCGTGGCTGCCTTCCATCTTGAAAGCCAGCAGTGGCCAGTCAAACCTTTTTCACATCACAGACCTGAGACCTTCTCTCCTGCCTCCGCTCCCGTCTTCCAGCTTTAAGGACCCTTTTGATTACCTTTGGCCCACCTAGATAATCTGGGATCATCCCCATTTTAAGGTTAGCTGATTAGCAGCCATAATTCCTTAATTATGTCAGGTCCCTTGGCCGTGGACCCTGACATAATCACAGCTCCAGGAGTCAGGACGTGGTCATctctggggtggaggggcactATTTTGCCCACTGCAGCCTTCATGCATCCCTGCCCTGTAGGGCACCTTATCCTACCCCtctgtcaccaccccccccccccaggcctctgCCCACCCACGAGGCCCTCCAGCGCAGCCAGTGCAGTTCAGACTTAGGCACGCCTCAGCCGCGTGCCTCTGACAGTACTGAGCTGGGGTTTGTCCCCTCTTTCCAGGTACTGTGGCCAGGAGCTGGCCTGTGTAAATGGTGCACAAAGGCCTTTGTACATTTGTAGGAGTTAGTGTGTGTTAATAatgtcattaatattatttttgatagTACTGCTTTTGTATGTATGTACTCAGGACATGGTCCGGATTTTTATAGCTTAATATAAAAAACTGATTTCAGACGTGGCTTGGAGTGATTTATTTGGGGAGCAGGAATGAGGGGCAGCAATGGCTTTCTTAGCCTCCGGGGGCCTGGGAAAAGCCCGTCTCCCAGGCTCTCGGTCAGACCCCCAATGTGTCCGATCCTACagcgcccctcccccttctcacccATAAGCATGAGCTTTGGAAGGGTCTGCCTGTGGGGCATGACCAGGCACTTCACTCtctcgtgcctcagtttccttacctgtaaataGAGGACCATAAGCCAGTTTGGCCTCCCCACAGTCCTTCTGAGGATGCAGGGGTAGGCAGTGGACCCCAGACAGTCATGTCAGCCCCGCCCGTAGGCCCCTGTGGGGACTCACCCTTATATTTCTGGAACCGATCTCACAAAGCTGCAGCTGTGATCAGGGGAGCCCCACAATCTACCTTCAGAGATGGCCCCAGCTCACCTGGACACCAGTTCACCTGGCCcaggatttggggaggggcagagtcccTGGGACCAGGATCCCCTCCATTCCACATAGCTGAGGGGGGGTCCCCAAGGGAGCCATGTGTGGAGTCTGGGGCCCCTTGGGTGAAttccagaggaggggagaggggcctgTGGAGGTGGGAATGGGATGGGATGGAGCCAGACTCTCAGTGGggagcaaggagggagggggacagtggCCCCTGGACATCCTACTCCCCAGAGCTGGGGCCGCAGTCCACGCACGCAGATCGAGGGTGGGTTGGAACCTTGCTGCTCCCACGGAGCACGGGGtggaaggggggcagggggtcCTGGGACCAGCGCACCTGCCCCCCACTGGATAGGGCCTGCGGGGAGCTATGGCACCGGCACCCGGGACAAGCTGGAAACTTCAAATCCCTTGGGCCAGGCCGACCTGATGGACCTAAAAGCCCAGGCTGCGGCTGGGATGGGTGGGGGTCCTCAACACGGagctccccgccccgccccaatGCGCCCCTGCACACCCCCCTGCCTCCAGGAAGCAGAACTCCAGGAGGAATGAGGAAGAAGAGGCacaaggggtggggaagggaccaAGTCGCTGGCCCTGGCTACCACCAAGGGTTCCACTTCAGGAACTTCCCCATCCCACAGGAAAATCCCCTTAAGGGAAGAATTTGACCCTAGTGGTGGAGTGAGTCACCAGGCTCAGGGCACAGAGGGGCGGCCTGGACAGGGGGCCTTCTGTGGCCACCTGCTCTCAGTTGTACATGGATATGGGGCCCCGTGTGAACGGGGAGTGAGGGGCACAGCATTGATGGgaccttccacccctcccccatccctgctgGGGGCGGAGCAGCAGGGAGAGCTGGCCAAGGCCGCCCAGAAGGGCTGACATTCCCTGAGGCCCACGAGAAACACAGAGCCAGTAAATAAACAGTTCAGGTCCAAGTACAGTGGGGTGATGGGTGGGAGTGACTCAGTAGAGATTAAAGCGGGCGGGGGGGAGTGCTCACGCAGGAGGCGATACTTGGTTTGGGACCCCAAACTTGGCAAGGCCACTTACACAGTCCTCGACAGAgcagtgcaggggaggggagcagcccGGCAAAGGAcgtggggtggggcgggagcGGGGTGCTGGCAGGGTTCCAGTTCTAGGAGGAGCTCCAGGGTTGGGTGGTGAAGGTAGGAGGTGGAGCGGATCCCCCCGGAGAGGCAGACGAGGGTCCGAGAACCTTAGCTGGGCCTGGGAGTTGGGGTTCACTCCAGCTGCACGAGGAAAGCACTGAGGGTTTTGAAGAGGCAGTTGGGACTGATGTGATGTAGGACTTGGAAAGACCTCTCTGGCTGCTGCATGGACACTGGAGGGCCGAGGGGAGGCCAGGAGACCCCTTAAGGGGTGTGGGGTTGCCTGGGGGAGAGATGATGTTGTCAGTGAGGGCTGCAGTGTGAAGGGA
The sequence above is a segment of the Panthera leo isolate Ple1 chromosome B3, P.leo_Ple1_pat1.1, whole genome shotgun sequence genome. Coding sequences within it:
- the TNFAIP2 gene encoding tumor necrosis factor alpha-induced protein 2 isoform X1 codes for the protein MLKMMTFFQGLPGQQTVPGAPDLPTSSQKLPPASEVESEASMSEASSEDLVPPQEAKGAPHRDEEEATKKKKKKKRPKGLANVFSVFTKGRKKKGQPSSAQPEGQPESQPEPSGPLPTAEELKADLERGRLEAARPLLVLERELQAAAAAGGESAEELVRRQSKVEALYALLRHQVLGLLLRPLDVAPERLRQALAVLTEQEREDRRAAAAAAAGGSGALVAARPRRWLQLWRRGVEEAAEERLGRPPAAGAEGLSEAERTFLHMGRTMKEDLEAVVERLKPLFPAELDVVAAYAESYHRHFAAQLAAMAQFELCERDTYMLLVWVQNLYPNDIINSPKLAGELQRLRLGSLLPPRQIRLLEATFLSNEMTSVKELMARALELECQRWARDVAPQRLDSHCHSELAIDIIQIVSQGQAKAESITLDLGTQIKQMLLLELATFLRSYQRAFDEFLERGKQLRNYRANVIANINNCLSFRTAMQQKWQTQDLPGHLLGPLSELKSHGFDTLLQSLFGDLKPLFKRFTQTRWAAPAQTLEEIISTVGERLPEFSELHDCFREELMEVVHLHLVKEYIVRLSKRSLVLKSAEQQQQLAGHILANAELIQRFCTQNGSPATWLHHALPKLAEIIRLQDPSAIKIEVATYATWYPDFSKGHLSAILAIKGNLSSSEVKSIRSILDVSTGTHEPFKSLFSLIKVG
- the TNFAIP2 gene encoding tumor necrosis factor alpha-induced protein 2 isoform X2, translated to MLKMMTFFQGLPGQQTVPGAPDLPTSSQKLPPASEVESEASMSEASSEDLVPPQEAKGAPHRDEEEATKKKKKKKRPKGLANVFSVFTKGRKKKGQPSSAQPEGQPESQPEPSGPLPTAEELKADLERGRLEAARPLLVLERELQAAAAAGGESAEELVRRQSKVEALYALLRHQVLGLLLRPLDVAPERLRQALAVLTEQEREDRRAAAAAAAGGSGALVAARPRRWLQLWRRGVEEAAEERLGRPPAAGAEGLSEAERTFLHMGRTMKEDLEAVVERLKPLFPAELDVVAAYAESYHRHFAAQLAAMAQFELCERDTYMLLVWVQNLYPNDIINSPKLAGELQRLRLGSLLPPRQIRLLEATFLSNEMTSVKELMARALELECQRWARDVAPQRLDSHCHSELAIDIIQIVSQGQAKAESITLDLGTQIKQMLLLELATFLRSYQRAFDEFLERGKQLRNYRANVIANINNCLSFRTAMQQKWQTQDLPGHLLGPLSELKSHGFDTLLQSLFGDLKPLFKRFTQTRWAAPAQTLEEIISTVGERLPEFSELHDCFREASREGSELPTGDGSRVPARSPPRSSWRLYTCTW